From Klebsiella sp. RIT-PI-d, one genomic window encodes:
- the treC gene encoding alpha,alpha-phosphotrehalase, which produces MNTLPHWWQNGVIYQIYPKSFQDTTGSGTGDLRGVTQHLDYLKTLGVDALWLTPFYISPQVDNGYDVANYTAIDPAYGSLDDFDALVAAAKARGLRIILDMVFNHTSTQHPWFREALDKTSPYREFYFWREGTPDVAPNNWRSKFGGSAWRWQADSEQYYLHLFAPEQADLNWENPAVRAELKQVCAFWADRGVDGLRLDVINLISKDLTFPDDLLGDGRRFYTDGPHAHAFLQEMSREVFTPRGLMTVGEMSSTSLAHCQQYAALDGSELSMTFNFHHLKVDYPNGEKWTQAQPDFVALKALFRHWQQGMHQRAWNALFWCNHDQPRIVSRFGDEGQYRVPAAKMLAMVLHGMQGTPYIYQGEEIGMTNPHFTRITDYHDVESHNMFAEQRVNGRDAQELLDILAVRSRDNSRTPMQWNDGPNAGFTTGEPWIGVNANAREINVAAALNDPQSVFYTYQTLIALRKTQPVLTWGDYEDLLPDHPHIWCYRRQWQGQTLLTIANLSGECQNWQPETRHGAWEVLLSNYDETAAQPGAMTLRPFEAIWWLQQTP; this is translated from the coding sequence ATGAATACCCTTCCCCACTGGTGGCAAAACGGCGTTATCTATCAAATTTATCCGAAGAGCTTTCAGGACACCACCGGCAGCGGCACCGGCGATTTACGCGGCGTTACGCAGCATCTGGATTACCTGAAAACGCTGGGCGTTGATGCGCTCTGGCTGACACCGTTTTATATCTCTCCCCAGGTCGATAACGGCTACGATGTGGCAAATTATACCGCTATCGATCCCGCTTACGGCTCGCTGGATGATTTCGACGCGCTGGTGGCGGCGGCAAAAGCGCGCGGCCTCCGCATTATTCTCGACATGGTGTTTAACCATACCTCTACCCAGCATCCGTGGTTTCGCGAGGCGCTGGATAAAACCAGTCCGTATCGTGAGTTTTACTTCTGGCGCGAGGGGACACCCGACGTGGCCCCCAATAACTGGCGTTCAAAATTCGGCGGCAGCGCGTGGCGCTGGCAGGCAGACAGTGAGCAATATTATCTGCACCTGTTTGCTCCGGAGCAGGCGGATTTGAACTGGGAGAATCCGGCGGTCCGCGCTGAACTAAAGCAGGTCTGTGCTTTCTGGGCCGATCGCGGCGTTGACGGGCTGCGGCTGGACGTCATCAATCTGATTTCCAAAGATCTGACCTTCCCGGACGATTTACTGGGCGATGGACGACGTTTCTATACCGACGGTCCGCATGCGCACGCGTTTTTACAGGAAATGAGCCGCGAGGTGTTCACGCCGCGCGGGTTAATGACGGTGGGTGAGATGTCCTCGACGTCGCTGGCACACTGTCAACAGTATGCCGCACTGGACGGTAGCGAGCTGTCGATGACCTTCAACTTTCATCACCTGAAAGTGGATTATCCCAACGGCGAAAAGTGGACTCAGGCTCAGCCGGATTTTGTCGCGCTGAAGGCGCTGTTCCGCCACTGGCAGCAGGGAATGCATCAGCGGGCGTGGAATGCGCTGTTCTGGTGTAACCACGATCAGCCGCGCATCGTGTCGCGCTTCGGCGATGAAGGCCAGTACCGGGTACCCGCCGCCAAAATGCTGGCAATGGTGCTGCACGGTATGCAGGGCACCCCTTATATCTACCAGGGGGAAGAGATTGGCATGACCAATCCGCACTTCACGCGCATCACCGATTATCACGATGTTGAAAGCCATAACATGTTCGCTGAACAGCGGGTCAACGGACGCGATGCGCAGGAGCTGCTGGATATTCTGGCGGTGCGTTCGCGGGATAACAGCCGCACACCGATGCAGTGGAATGACGGTCCGAACGCGGGCTTTACCACCGGCGAGCCGTGGATCGGCGTCAACGCTAACGCGCGTGAGATCAACGTTGCTGCCGCCTTAAACGATCCGCAGTCGGTGTTTTACACCTATCAGACGCTGATTGCGCTGCGAAAAACGCAGCCGGTGCTGACCTGGGGCGACTACGAGGATTTGCTGCCCGACCATCCGCATATTTGGTGCTACCGGCGTCAGTGGCAGGGACAAACGCTGTTGACCATCGCCAACCTGAGCGGTGAGTGCCAGAACTGGCAGCCGGAAACCAGACACGGCGCGTGGGAGGTGCTTCTCAGCAACTACGATGAAACCGCCGCGCAGCCCGGGGCCATGACATTGCGGCCCTTTGAAGCGATCTGGTGGCTACAGCAAACCCCCTAA
- a CDS encoding amidohydrolase/deacetylase family metallohydrolase: MFDVLLRRARLVDDTVTDIALRDGKIAALGEINGPAPVDIDLQGQYYVSAGWIDSHVHCYPNSPIYHDQPDSIGIATGVTTVVDAGSTGADDIDDFYTLTRQATTEVYALLNISRVGLIAQNELANMANIDRDAVREAVKRYPDFIVGLKARMSSSVVGDNGITPLEQAKVMQQENGDLPLMVHIGNSPPDLDDIAERLTRGDIITHCYNGKPNRILTPGGELRASVTRAIQRGVRLDVGHGTASLSFAVARKAISMGILPHTISSDIYCRNRINGPVYSLANVMSKFLAIGMSLPQVIECVTASAAEGLRLTHKGRLAVGYDADLTIFTLKRQSTLLVDAENDSLAADTLLIPLAAVRAGTLYPTEQGSAEDAFNL, translated from the coding sequence ATGTTTGATGTACTCCTGCGCCGCGCGCGTCTGGTCGACGATACCGTCACTGATATTGCGCTGCGGGACGGCAAAATTGCGGCGCTGGGCGAGATTAACGGCCCGGCTCCGGTAGATATTGATCTACAGGGTCAATATTATGTCAGCGCGGGCTGGATTGACTCTCACGTCCACTGCTACCCCAACTCCCCGATTTACCACGATCAACCTGACAGTATTGGCATTGCAACCGGAGTCACTACCGTCGTTGATGCAGGCAGTACCGGTGCCGATGATATCGATGATTTTTATACCCTTACCCGCCAGGCGACAACGGAGGTGTATGCGCTACTGAACATCTCCCGCGTTGGACTGATTGCCCAGAACGAACTGGCGAATATGGCCAATATCGATCGCGATGCGGTGCGTGAGGCGGTTAAACGCTATCCCGATTTCATCGTCGGTCTGAAGGCGCGAATGAGCAGTAGCGTGGTTGGGGATAATGGCATTACGCCGCTGGAGCAGGCCAAAGTAATGCAGCAGGAAAACGGTGATTTGCCGTTGATGGTGCATATTGGTAACAGTCCGCCGGATCTTGATGATATTGCCGAACGCCTGACCCGCGGCGATATCATCACCCACTGCTATAACGGCAAACCCAACCGCATCCTTACGCCGGGCGGGGAGCTGCGGGCCTCTGTCACCCGGGCTATTCAACGCGGCGTGCGGCTGGATGTCGGGCACGGAACCGCCAGCCTCAGCTTTGCGGTGGCGCGGAAAGCCATCAGCATGGGCATCCTGCCGCATACCATCAGTTCAGATATTTACTGCCGCAATCGTATCAACGGCCCGGTGTATTCTCTGGCCAACGTGATGTCGAAATTCCTCGCCATTGGTATGTCCCTGCCGCAGGTCATTGAGTGCGTTACCGCCAGCGCGGCAGAAGGGTTACGGCTTACCCACAAGGGGCGACTGGCCGTGGGATATGACGCGGATCTGACCATTTTTACGCTTAAACGCCAGTCGACACTGCTGGTCGATGCTGAGAACGATAGCTTAGCGGCTGACACATTACTGATCCCGCTCGCCGCCGTGCGCGCGGGCACGCTTTATCCGACCGAACAAGGGAGTGCGGAAGATGCCTTCAATCTATGA
- the treB gene encoding PTS trehalose transporter subunit IIBC, which yields MSKVNQQDIDRLVELVGGRENIATVSHCITRLRFVLNEPAKADPKAIEELPMVKGCFTNAGQFQVVIGTEVGDYYQVLLTTTGQARADKEQAKKAARQNMKWYEQLISHFAEIFFPLLPALISGGLILGFRNVIGDLPMSNGQTLAQMHPTLQTINDFLWLIGEAIFFYLPVGICWSAVRKMGGTPILGIVLGVTLVSPQLMNAYLLGQQAPEVWNFGLFSIAKVGYQAQVIPALLAGLALGVIENNLKRIVPSYLYLVVVPVCSLLLAVFLAHALIGPFGRMIGDGVAFAVRHLMTGSFAPVGAALFGFLYAPLVITGVHQTTLAIDMQMVQNLGGTPVWPLIALSNIAQASAVLGIIIISRKHNEREITVPAAISAFLGVTEPAMYGVNLKYRFPMLCGMIGSGMAGLLCGLYGVMANGIGVGGLPGILSIQTRYWEVFGLAMVIAIVIPVVLTIMMYQRKQRQGTLQIV from the coding sequence ATGAGTAAAGTTAACCAACAGGATATCGATCGTCTGGTCGAGCTGGTGGGTGGCCGCGAGAATATCGCCACCGTCAGCCACTGCATTACCCGCCTGCGCTTCGTACTCAATGAACCTGCGAAGGCCGATCCCAAAGCCATTGAAGAATTACCGATGGTGAAAGGCTGTTTTACCAATGCCGGCCAGTTTCAGGTGGTGATTGGCACGGAGGTCGGCGACTATTATCAGGTCCTGCTGACCACTACCGGCCAGGCGCGCGCCGATAAAGAGCAGGCCAAAAAAGCGGCGCGGCAGAATATGAAGTGGTACGAGCAGCTCATCTCCCACTTTGCGGAGATCTTTTTCCCGCTGTTACCCGCGCTGATAAGCGGCGGCCTGATCCTCGGCTTTCGTAACGTGATTGGCGATCTGCCGATGAGCAATGGTCAGACGCTGGCACAAATGCATCCGACGCTACAGACGATCAACGATTTCTTATGGCTGATAGGCGAAGCGATCTTCTTCTACCTGCCGGTAGGCATCTGCTGGTCGGCGGTGCGCAAAATGGGCGGCACACCGATCCTTGGGATCGTTCTTGGCGTTACGCTGGTTTCTCCGCAGTTAATGAACGCTTACTTACTTGGGCAGCAGGCACCTGAAGTGTGGAACTTTGGCCTGTTCAGCATCGCTAAAGTCGGCTATCAGGCGCAGGTGATCCCGGCGCTGCTTGCCGGTCTGGCACTTGGCGTGATTGAAAATAATCTGAAGCGCATTGTGCCGAGCTACCTGTATCTGGTGGTGGTGCCAGTGTGCTCTTTGCTGCTGGCGGTTTTCCTCGCCCACGCGCTGATTGGTCCGTTTGGCCGCATGATTGGCGATGGCGTGGCCTTTGCGGTGCGTCACCTGATGACCGGCAGTTTTGCCCCGGTCGGGGCGGCGCTGTTTGGATTCCTGTATGCACCGCTGGTGATCACCGGCGTGCATCAGACGACGCTGGCGATTGATATGCAGATGGTCCAGAACCTCGGCGGCACGCCGGTATGGCCGCTGATCGCGCTGTCAAACATCGCTCAGGCGTCCGCGGTTCTCGGCATTATTATTATCAGCCGCAAACATAATGAGCGGGAAATCACCGTTCCGGCGGCGATTTCCGCCTTCCTTGGCGTTACCGAACCGGCGATGTACGGCGTCAATCTTAAATACCGTTTTCCCATGCTCTGCGGGATGATCGGCTCCGGGATGGCGGGACTGCTCTGCGGTTTGTACGGCGTGATGGCTAACGGCATTGGCGTCGGCGGCCTGCCGGGTATTTTGTCTATCCAGACGCGCTACTGGGAGGTCTTCGGCCTGGCGATGGTTATTGCCATTGTGATCCCGGTCGTTCTCACCATCATGATGTATCAGCGTAAGCAGCGTCAGGGCACGTTACAGATTGTATAA
- a CDS encoding DgaE family pyridoxal phosphate-dependent ammonia lyase: MPSIYEKYGLKQVINTSGRMTALGVSTPRPEVVQAAMDGMNHYFEMKDLVNKTGEYIARLLDVEGATVVSCASAGVAQSVAAVLVKDSDWLLENLHITPIENNEIVLPKGHNVNFGAPVGTMVALGGGKIVEAGYANECSADQLAAAITPRTAAIMYIKSHHCVQKSMLSVEQAAVVARKHNLPLIVDAAAEEDLHIYYRSGADLVIYSGAKAIEGPTSGLVIGKTQYVEWVKRQTAGIGRAMKVGKEGILGLTCAIEHYLSAEKESGAEMVNKMTPFINALNALDGITARVVWDSAGRDIARAEIKFDEAVTGVATGDLVAALKQGDYAIYFRGYKANEGIIEADVRSVNAAQLDIVARRIAEVVNQEKMA, from the coding sequence ATGCCTTCAATCTATGAGAAGTACGGTTTAAAACAGGTGATTAACACCTCCGGGCGCATGACGGCGCTGGGGGTTTCCACGCCGCGTCCGGAAGTGGTGCAGGCGGCGATGGACGGCATGAATCACTATTTCGAAATGAAAGATCTGGTTAATAAAACCGGCGAGTATATTGCGCGGCTGCTGGATGTCGAGGGTGCAACCGTGGTGTCCTGCGCCTCCGCAGGCGTGGCCCAGTCGGTGGCTGCCGTACTGGTAAAAGACAGCGACTGGCTGCTGGAAAATCTGCACATCACCCCGATTGAAAATAATGAAATCGTGCTGCCAAAAGGTCACAACGTTAACTTCGGCGCGCCGGTCGGTACGATGGTGGCACTGGGCGGCGGTAAAATTGTCGAGGCGGGTTACGCTAACGAATGCTCGGCCGACCAGCTTGCCGCCGCGATCACGCCGCGTACGGCGGCCATTATGTACATCAAATCTCACCACTGCGTGCAGAAAAGTATGCTCAGCGTGGAGCAGGCGGCGGTCGTTGCCCGTAAGCACAATCTGCCGCTGATTGTTGATGCCGCCGCAGAAGAAGATCTCCACATCTACTACCGTTCCGGTGCCGATCTGGTGATTTACAGCGGTGCAAAAGCGATTGAAGGGCCGACCAGCGGGCTGGTGATTGGTAAAACGCAGTATGTTGAGTGGGTGAAGCGGCAGACTGCGGGTATTGGCCGGGCGATGAAAGTGGGTAAAGAAGGCATTCTTGGCCTGACCTGCGCCATCGAGCATTATCTCTCCGCTGAAAAAGAGAGCGGGGCGGAAATGGTTAACAAAATGACGCCGTTTATTAACGCGCTAAATGCCCTTGATGGTATTACCGCGCGGGTGGTGTGGGACAGCGCCGGGCGTGATATTGCCCGCGCCGAAATAAAGTTTGACGAAGCGGTAACCGGCGTGGCAACGGGCGATCTGGTCGCCGCGCTGAAACAGGGCGACTACGCCATTTACTTTCGTGGCTATAAAGCCAATGAAGGCATTATTGAAGCCGATGTGCGCAGCGTAAACGCGGCACAGCTGGATATTGTTGCCCGGCGAATTGCCGAAGTGGTTAATCAGGAGAAAATGGCATGA
- a CDS encoding BglG family transcription antiterminator: MRFPNQRLAQLFDMLQNEPLPQDELAQRLAVSTRTVRADITALNALLAQHGAQFILSRGSGYQLKIDDPGRYHTLKTTQPRALRIPRSGQERVYYLVVRFLTSAFSLKLEDLADEWFISRATLQNDMADVREWLQRYQLTLETRPRHGMKLFGSEMAIRACLTDLLWKLAQQDNLNPLVTEVALNAGVPEQLATLLDACFTRHHIRLTDEGELFIRLYCAVAVRRISEGYPLPDFAVEEVDDNVREAARDLTAVLATLAGKPLCAPEENWLRVHIAARQIQDIAPSAINADDDEALANYILHYINTHYNYNLLNDTQLHADLLTHIKTMITRVRYQIMIPNPLLENIKQHYPMAWDMTLAAVSGWGKYTPYTISENEIGFLVLHIGVGLERHYNIGYQRQPRVLLVCDAGNAMARMIEAVLARKYPQIDVTRTLTLRDYEQCENIGEDFVIATARVSEKDKPVAIISPFPTDYQLEQIGKLVLVDRTRPWMLNKYFDAAHFLLIDEPVDQQTLFKRLCNQLQDEGFVDAEFLGSVTEREAIVSTMLGDGIALPHALGLLARKTVVYTVIAPQGIGWGDETAHVIFLLAISKSEYEEAMAIYDIFVTFLRERAMARLCACKDFSEFKAVAMECVSRF, from the coding sequence GTGCGATTCCCGAACCAACGTTTAGCGCAGCTGTTTGATATGCTGCAAAACGAGCCGCTACCGCAGGACGAGCTGGCGCAGCGGCTGGCCGTGTCCACGCGCACCGTTCGGGCCGATATCACTGCACTTAACGCCCTGCTGGCTCAGCACGGCGCGCAGTTTATCCTCAGTCGCGGCAGCGGTTATCAGCTCAAAATTGACGATCCTGGCCGCTACCACACGCTGAAAACTACGCAGCCGCGTGCGCTGCGCATACCGCGAAGCGGACAGGAGCGGGTGTATTATCTGGTAGTACGTTTCCTTACCTCGGCTTTTTCACTCAAGCTGGAAGACTTGGCCGATGAGTGGTTTATCAGCCGTGCTACGCTACAAAACGACATGGCTGACGTACGCGAATGGCTCCAGCGCTATCAACTGACGCTCGAAACACGTCCGCGCCACGGAATGAAATTATTCGGCAGCGAAATGGCGATCCGCGCCTGTCTGACGGATCTGCTGTGGAAACTGGCCCAGCAGGATAACCTTAACCCGCTGGTCACCGAAGTGGCACTTAACGCTGGCGTCCCGGAACAGCTGGCGACATTGCTGGACGCCTGTTTTACCCGGCACCATATTCGTCTGACTGACGAAGGGGAGCTGTTTATACGCCTGTATTGTGCGGTAGCGGTGCGCCGCATTAGTGAAGGCTACCCGCTGCCTGACTTTGCTGTTGAAGAGGTAGACGATAACGTGCGCGAGGCCGCACGCGATCTTACTGCAGTGCTGGCAACACTTGCCGGTAAACCCCTTTGCGCGCCGGAGGAAAACTGGCTGCGGGTTCATATTGCTGCCCGTCAGATTCAGGACATCGCACCCAGCGCCATCAACGCCGACGATGATGAAGCGCTGGCAAACTACATCCTGCACTACATCAATACCCACTATAATTACAACCTGCTTAACGATACGCAGCTTCATGCCGATCTATTGACCCATATTAAAACCATGATCACCCGCGTGCGTTATCAAATAATGATCCCCAATCCGCTGCTGGAGAATATTAAGCAGCACTATCCGATGGCGTGGGATATGACGCTTGCCGCCGTTTCCGGCTGGGGAAAATACACGCCGTATACCATCAGTGAAAACGAAATCGGCTTTCTGGTGCTGCATATCGGCGTCGGTCTGGAGCGCCATTATAATATCGGTTATCAACGACAGCCGCGGGTGCTGCTGGTGTGCGATGCCGGTAACGCGATGGCACGGATGATTGAAGCGGTGCTGGCACGTAAATATCCGCAAATTGACGTTACGCGCACGCTGACCCTGCGTGATTATGAACAATGCGAAAACATCGGGGAAGATTTTGTGATTGCTACCGCGCGGGTCAGTGAGAAAGACAAGCCGGTGGCGATAATCTCGCCGTTTCCGACCGACTATCAGCTGGAGCAGATCGGCAAGCTGGTGCTGGTTGACCGCACCCGCCCGTGGATGCTCAATAAATATTTCGACGCCGCGCATTTTCTTCTTATCGATGAACCGGTCGATCAACAAACGCTGTTTAAACGATTGTGCAATCAATTACAGGATGAAGGCTTTGTCGATGCTGAATTTCTCGGGTCGGTCACCGAGCGAGAGGCGATTGTCAGCACCATGCTGGGTGATGGCATTGCATTGCCGCACGCCCTGGGCCTGCTGGCGAGGAAAACCGTGGTCTATACGGTGATTGCCCCCCAGGGGATCGGCTGGGGCGATGAAACAGCGCATGTGATCTTTTTACTGGCGATCAGTAAAAGTGAATATGAAGAGGCGATGGCGATCTACGATATTTTTGTCACGTTCCTGCGCGAACGCGCCATGGCGCGGCTTTGCGCCTGTAAGGATTTTAGCGAGTTTAAAGCGGTAGCGATGGAGTGCGTCAGCCGGTTTTGA
- the nrdG gene encoding anaerobic ribonucleoside-triphosphate reductase-activating protein, with translation MNYHQYYPVDIVNGPGTRCTLFVSGCVHECPGCYNKSTWRLNSGQPFTDAMADHIIRDLNDTRIKRQGITLSGGDPLHPQNVPAILALVQRIRAECPGKDIWMWTGYKLDELDDAQKQIVDLINVLVDGKFVQALKDPALIWRGSSNQVVHHLR, from the coding sequence ATGAATTACCACCAGTATTATCCTGTTGATATCGTTAACGGCCCCGGCACGCGCTGCACGCTGTTTGTCTCCGGATGCGTCCACGAATGCCCCGGCTGCTACAACAAAAGCACCTGGCGGCTTAATTCCGGGCAGCCGTTTACCGATGCAATGGCCGATCACATCATTCGCGATCTCAACGATACGCGGATCAAACGTCAGGGGATCACTCTCTCCGGCGGCGATCCCCTGCATCCGCAAAACGTCCCGGCGATCCTCGCGCTGGTGCAGCGGATCCGCGCGGAGTGTCCCGGCAAAGATATCTGGATGTGGACCGGCTACAAACTTGATGAACTGGATGACGCACAAAAGCAGATCGTGGATCTGATCAACGTGCTGGTGGACGGTAAATTTGTGCAGGCGCTAAAAGATCCGGCGCTGATCTGGCGCGGAAGCAGCAATCAGGTCGTGCATCATTTGCGTTAA
- the dagF gene encoding 2-dehydro-3-deoxy-phosphogluconate aldolase: MKLTPHFYRDRVCLNVLAGSKANASAIYEAAEGHVLVGVLSKNYPDVASAVADMREYAALINNALSVGLGAGDPNQSAMVSAISRDVQPQHVNQVFTGVAASRALLGQNETVVNGLVSPTGTPGQVKISTGPLSSRAPDGIVPVETAIALLKDLGGSSIKYFPMGGLQCRDEYQAVAEACARHDFWLEPTGGIDLDNFAEILQIALDAGVSKIIPHIYSSIIDKVSGDTRPDDVRQLLAMTKQLVG; encoded by the coding sequence ATGAAACTCACCCCTCACTTTTACCGTGACCGCGTTTGTCTGAACGTGCTGGCAGGTTCAAAAGCCAATGCCAGCGCCATTTATGAAGCGGCAGAAGGCCATGTGCTGGTGGGCGTGCTCTCCAAAAACTATCCTGACGTGGCAAGTGCGGTTGCCGATATGCGTGAGTATGCTGCGCTTATTAATAATGCACTGTCGGTAGGGCTGGGCGCGGGCGATCCGAATCAGTCGGCGATGGTCAGCGCCATTTCCCGCGACGTCCAGCCGCAGCACGTTAATCAGGTTTTTACTGGCGTAGCCGCCAGCCGCGCGCTGCTTGGGCAGAATGAGACGGTGGTCAACGGGCTGGTATCACCAACCGGCACGCCGGGGCAGGTTAAAATCTCCACTGGCCCACTCAGCAGCCGGGCACCTGACGGCATCGTACCGGTAGAAACCGCGATTGCCCTGCTCAAGGACCTGGGCGGCAGCTCCATAAAATATTTCCCGATGGGCGGCCTGCAGTGCCGTGACGAATATCAGGCGGTAGCGGAAGCCTGTGCCCGTCACGATTTCTGGCTGGAGCCGACCGGGGGAATCGATCTGGATAATTTTGCTGAGATTTTGCAGATTGCGCTGGATGCCGGCGTAAGCAAAATCATTCCTCACATTTACAGTTCAATTATTGATAAGGTGAGTGGCGATACCCGTCCTGACGATGTGCGTCAGCTGCTGGCCATGACGAAGCAACTGGTGGGGTAA
- the nrdD gene encoding anaerobic ribonucleoside-triphosphate reductase, whose amino-acid sequence MTPHVMKRDGCKAPFKSERIQEAILRAAKAAGVDDADYCATVADIISQQMQDRAQVDINEIQTAVENQLMSGPYKQLARAYIEYRHDRDIEREKRGRLNQEIRGLVEQTNSALLNENANKDSKVIPTQRDLLAGIVAKHYARQHLLPRDVVQAHERGDIHYHDLDYSPFFPMFNCMLIDLKGMLTQGFKMGNAEIEPPKSISTATAVTAQIIAQVASHIYGGTTINRIDEVLAPFVTESFNKHRKTAEEWQIPDANGYAHSRTEKECYDAFQSLEYEVNTLHTANGQTPFVTFGFGLGTSWESRLIQQSILRNRIAGLGKNRKTAVFPKLVFAIRDGLNHKPGDANYDIKQLALECASKRMYPDILNYDQVVKVTGSFKTPMGCRSFLGVWENENGEQIHDGRNNLGVISLNLPRIALEAKGNEAAFWKLLDQRLVLARKALMTRIARLEGVKARVAPILYMEGACGVRLKADDDVSEIFKNGRASISLGYIGIHETINALFGDKHLYDSDALRAKGIAIVERLRDAVEAWKDETGYGFSLYSTPSENLCDRFCRLDTAEFGVVAGVTDKGYYTNSFHLDVEKKVNPYDKIDFEAPYPPLANGGFICYGEYPNIQHNLKALEDVWDYSYQHVPYYGTNTPIDECYECGFTGEFECTSKGFTCPKCGNHDAARVSVTRRVCGYLGSPDARPFNAGKQEEVKRRVKHLGNGQIG is encoded by the coding sequence ATGACACCGCATGTGATGAAACGAGATGGCTGTAAAGCGCCATTCAAATCAGAGCGCATCCAGGAAGCTATTCTGCGTGCAGCTAAAGCAGCGGGAGTCGATGACGCAGACTATTGCGCCACCGTCGCAGACATCATTAGTCAGCAAATGCAGGACCGTGCGCAGGTCGATATCAACGAGATCCAGACGGCGGTTGAAAACCAGTTAATGTCCGGTCCTTACAAGCAGCTGGCTCGTGCCTATATTGAATATCGCCATGACCGCGATATCGAACGTGAAAAGCGCGGTCGCCTGAACCAGGAAATTCGCGGTCTGGTCGAGCAGACGAACTCTGCGCTGCTGAACGAGAATGCCAACAAAGACAGTAAAGTGATCCCGACCCAGCGCGATCTGCTGGCGGGTATTGTCGCCAAGCACTACGCCCGTCAGCATCTGCTGCCGCGTGATGTGGTGCAGGCGCACGAGCGCGGCGATATTCACTATCACGATCTCGACTATTCGCCGTTCTTCCCGATGTTCAACTGTATGCTGATCGACCTGAAAGGCATGTTGACCCAGGGCTTTAAAATGGGCAATGCCGAGATTGAACCGCCTAAATCCATCTCTACCGCCACGGCCGTCACCGCGCAGATCATCGCCCAGGTGGCCAGCCATATCTATGGCGGCACGACCATTAACCGCATTGATGAAGTGCTGGCCCCGTTTGTCACCGAAAGCTTTAATAAACATCGCAAAACAGCGGAAGAGTGGCAAATCCCGGATGCCAATGGCTACGCGCATTCGCGCACCGAGAAAGAGTGTTACGACGCGTTCCAGTCGCTTGAATATGAAGTGAACACCCTGCATACCGCCAACGGGCAAACGCCGTTTGTCACCTTTGGCTTTGGCCTCGGAACGAGTTGGGAATCGCGCCTGATCCAGCAGTCGATTCTGCGTAACCGCATTGCCGGTCTGGGTAAAAACCGTAAAACCGCGGTGTTTCCGAAGCTGGTTTTCGCCATCCGCGACGGCCTGAATCATAAACCGGGCGATGCCAACTATGACATCAAACAGCTGGCGCTGGAGTGCGCAAGCAAACGGATGTATCCCGATATTCTTAACTACGATCAGGTGGTAAAAGTCACCGGCTCGTTTAAAACGCCGATGGGCTGCCGCAGCTTTCTTGGCGTATGGGAAAACGAGAACGGCGAGCAGATCCACGATGGCCGTAATAACCTCGGCGTGATCAGCCTCAATCTGCCGCGTATTGCGCTGGAAGCGAAAGGCAACGAGGCCGCATTCTGGAAGCTGCTGGATCAGCGTCTGGTTCTGGCACGCAAAGCGCTGATGACCCGTATCGCCCGCCTGGAAGGCGTCAAAGCACGGGTAGCACCGATCCTCTATATGGAAGGTGCCTGCGGCGTACGGTTAAAAGCCGATGATGACGTTTCTGAAATTTTCAAAAACGGCCGCGCGTCGATTTCGCTGGGGTATATCGGTATTCATGAAACCATTAATGCGCTGTTTGGCGATAAGCATCTGTACGACAGCGATGCGCTGCGGGCGAAAGGTATTGCGATTGTTGAGCGCCTGCGCGACGCGGTGGAAGCGTGGAAAGACGAAACCGGCTACGGGTTTAGCCTGTACAGCACGCCGAGTGAGAATCTGTGCGACCGCTTCTGTCGTCTGGATACCGCCGAATTCGGCGTAGTCGCGGGCGTGACTGATAAAGGCTATTACACCAACAGCTTCCACCTCGACGTGGAAAAAAAGGTGAATCCGTACGATAAAATCGATTTCGAAGCGCCGTATCCGCCGCTGGCCAACGGCGGCTTCATTTGCTACGGCGAATATCCGAATATTCAGCATAACCTGAAAGCGCTGGAAGATGTCTGGGATTACAGCTATCAGCACGTGCCGTATTACGGCACCAATACGCCAATTGATGAGTGCTACGAGTGCGGTTTTACCGGCGAGTTTGAATGTACCAGCAAAGGGTTTACCTGCCCGAAATGCGGGAATCACGATGCGGCACGCGTGTCGGTAACGCGGCGCGTATGCGGATATTTAGGCAGTCCGGACGCCCGGCCTTTTAACGCCGGCAAGCAGGAAGAAGTGAAGCGCCGCGTTAAGCATCTGGGCAACGGACAAATTGGTTAA